One genomic window of Anaerofustis stercorihominis DSM 17244 includes the following:
- the atpC gene encoding ATP synthase F1 subunit epsilon produces the protein MNDQNLHLEIATPTRTFYNDEVEKFTFKATTGEMTILKNHVPIMTLADLGIMHITDLKGNKREATLFGGSVLVENNKILIVTDDALWPEEIDIRRAEEAKRRAEEKLHATKYNRREFVQAEHKLRKALVRIDLANTYEGISRHKKY, from the coding sequence ATGAATGACCAAAATTTACATTTAGAAATAGCGACTCCGACAAGGACTTTTTATAACGATGAAGTAGAAAAGTTTACTTTTAAAGCGACTACCGGAGAGATGACGATACTGAAAAATCACGTTCCAATCATGACTCTTGCGGACCTTGGGATAATGCATATAACGGATTTGAAAGGTAATAAAAGAGAAGCTACTCTATTCGGGGGAAGCGTCCTTGTTGAAAACAATAAGATACTTATCGTTACCGATGATGCGTTGTGGCCGGAAGAAATAGATATAAGAAGAGCGGAAGAAGCTAAGAGAAGAGCAGAAGAAAAACTTCATGCTACCAAATATAACAGGCGTGAATTCGTTCAAGCCGAACATAAGTTGAGAAAAGCTTTAGTAAGAATAGATTTAGCAAATACGTATGAAGGTATTTCTAGACATAAGAAATATTAG
- the atpD gene encoding F0F1 ATP synthase subunit beta, with protein sequence MENKKGKIVQVVGPVVDVKFAENDLPKLNEAIKIDNHGEELIIEVSEHIGDNTVRCIAMDTTDGLVRGMEAVSTGSPIMVPVGDKTLGRMVNVLGQPIDGKEMDLSDVKLSPIHREAPSFEEMQTVPEIFETGIKVVDLICPYTKGGKIGLFGGAGVGKTVLIQELISNIATEHGGLSVFAGVGERTREGNDLYYEMKESGVLDKTSLCFGQMNEPPGARMRVALTGLTMAEHFRDEENQDVLLFIDNIFRFTQAGSEVSALLGRMPSAVGYQPTLATEMGALQERITSTKSGSITSVQAVYVPADDLTDPAPATTFAHLDATTVLDRAISEKGIYPAVDPLGSTSRILDPKVVGEEHYQIARGVQEILQRYKELQDIIAILGMEELSEEDKLIVGRARRIERFLSQPFHVAEQFTGLKGAYVPISETLRGFKEILQGKHDDLPEAAFLLVGTIDDAVEKAKQLQAEEEE encoded by the coding sequence ATGGAAAATAAAAAAGGAAAAATTGTCCAGGTTGTAGGTCCTGTCGTAGATGTTAAATTTGCTGAAAATGATTTACCTAAACTGAATGAAGCTATTAAAATAGATAATCATGGTGAAGAGTTGATCATTGAGGTAAGTGAACATATCGGGGACAATACGGTAAGATGTATTGCGATGGATACGACCGACGGACTTGTAAGAGGGATGGAAGCCGTTTCTACAGGCAGTCCGATAATGGTTCCCGTAGGGGATAAAACATTGGGCAGGATGGTCAATGTTTTAGGTCAGCCTATAGACGGAAAAGAAATGGATTTAAGCGATGTCAAGCTTTCACCGATACACAGGGAAGCACCATCTTTCGAAGAAATGCAGACTGTACCTGAAATATTTGAAACAGGTATAAAAGTCGTAGACTTGATTTGTCCTTACACAAAAGGCGGTAAGATCGGTCTGTTCGGCGGTGCCGGAGTAGGTAAGACTGTTTTGATACAGGAACTTATCAGTAATATCGCTACTGAACACGGCGGACTTTCTGTTTTTGCCGGCGTTGGAGAAAGAACAAGGGAAGGTAACGACTTATACTATGAAATGAAAGAGTCGGGAGTTTTGGATAAGACTTCATTATGCTTCGGTCAGATGAATGAGCCGCCGGGAGCAAGAATGAGAGTTGCTCTTACGGGACTTACCATGGCAGAACATTTCAGAGACGAAGAAAATCAAGACGTACTTCTATTTATAGATAACATATTCAGATTTACACAAGCCGGAAGTGAAGTTTCAGCGTTGCTTGGAAGAATGCCGTCTGCGGTAGGTTATCAGCCTACTCTTGCGACTGAAATGGGTGCGCTTCAGGAAAGGATCACTTCTACAAAGAGCGGTTCCATCACGTCTGTTCAAGCGGTTTACGTACCTGCGGATGACTTGACCGACCCTGCTCCCGCAACTACATTTGCCCATTTGGATGCTACTACAGTACTTGACAGGGCAATAAGTGAAAAAGGTATTTATCCTGCTGTAGACCCTCTCGGTTCTACCAGTAGAATATTAGACCCTAAAGTAGTAGGGGAAGAACATTACCAAATTGCCAGAGGAGTTCAGGAAATATTACAAAGATATAAAGAACTTCAGGATATTATCGCAATCTTAGGTATGGAAGAATTAAGTGAAGAAGATAAATTGATCGTTGGAAGAGCAAGAAGGATTGAAAGATTTTTATCTCAGCCATTCCACGTTGCTGAACAGTTTACGGGACTTAAGGGTGCTTATGTTCCTATTTCCGAAACGCTCAGAGGATTTAAGGAAATACTTCAAGGTAAGCATGATGATTTACCTGAAGCAGCATTCTTACTCGTTGGTACGATTGATGATGCCGTTGAAAAGGCAAAACAATTACAAGCCGAAGAAGAAGAGTAA
- a CDS encoding sn-glycerol-1-phosphate dehydrogenase, producing MKNILEMSINEMSNLDFECKCGKRHSLPIKEICIKNNALDELNRVLSTFKDKKIFIFSDENTYNAAGEKTVKILKNNNHTFKNFIIPNSKEILIPNEKVLGRLFMELENDTELIIAIGSGTINDLGKYLSVKTKIPYIIICTAPSMDGYASDGSPLICDGYKISFEATLPYAIIGDVNIMKNAPDELIRAGFGDIVGKITALMDWKLSNILTGEYICETCITLTERAIQRVIDSADKLMNRDEKSVQYLLEALTFTGVAMGLVGVSRPASGAEHMISHYWEMDFIKRNKYPYLHGIKVGIATPIVLELFELMKEELPKEVFKYKYDKKDVIKLLKAVGAPTLPSEIEIDRDLFYKSMIGAYKVRNRYSIFEYAVKRGKIDEYSKIITEKIYG from the coding sequence ATGAAAAATATATTAGAAATGAGCATCAACGAGATGTCAAATTTGGATTTTGAATGCAAATGCGGGAAAAGACATAGCCTCCCTATTAAGGAGATATGTATAAAAAATAATGCACTTGATGAACTTAACCGAGTATTATCCACATTCAAGGATAAAAAAATATTTATTTTCAGTGACGAAAATACTTATAATGCTGCGGGAGAAAAGACAGTTAAAATACTGAAAAACAATAATCATACCTTCAAAAATTTTATAATTCCAAACAGCAAAGAAATCCTGATCCCAAACGAAAAAGTCCTCGGTCGTCTTTTTATGGAACTTGAAAATGACACCGAACTTATAATTGCGATAGGAAGCGGGACAATAAACGACCTCGGCAAATACTTATCCGTGAAAACAAAGATACCCTATATCATAATATGTACTGCACCGTCCATGGACGGTTATGCTTCCGACGGTTCACCTCTCATATGCGACGGTTATAAGATTTCATTCGAGGCAACTCTTCCCTATGCCATAATAGGAGATGTGAATATAATGAAAAATGCACCGGACGAACTGATACGAGCCGGGTTTGGAGATATTGTCGGTAAAATAACAGCTTTGATGGACTGGAAACTGTCAAATATATTAACGGGAGAGTATATTTGCGAAACATGTATAACACTCACTGAGAGGGCAATACAAAGAGTAATCGACAGTGCAGATAAACTGATGAACCGAGATGAAAAATCCGTTCAATACCTCCTTGAGGCTCTCACGTTCACAGGTGTGGCAATGGGGTTGGTCGGAGTATCAAGACCGGCTTCCGGTGCGGAACATATGATATCACATTACTGGGAGATGGACTTCATAAAAAGAAACAAATATCCATATCTTCATGGAATAAAAGTCGGTATCGCCACGCCCATAGTCTTGGAACTTTTTGAACTTATGAAAGAAGAATTACCAAAAGAAGTCTTTAAATACAAATACGACAAAAAAGATGTAATAAAATTACTAAAAGCAGTAGGCGCACCGACACTGCCGAGTGAAATTGAAATAGATAGAGACTTATTTTACAAAAGCATGATTGGTGCATATAAGGTACGAAACAGATATAGTATATTTGAATATGCAGTGAAAAGAGGAAAAATCGACGAATATTCTAAAATAATAACGGAAAAGATTTATGGTTAA
- a CDS encoding GntR family transcriptional regulator: MNNIKNKPLYKSIKEKIKEDFKGLPYYSNLPGERELCIKYDVSRPTIISALNLLEEEGLIIRKERKGAFYLGNSPYTDHQLTSIVGFFNDAKMQGKKVTNKILSQNIEKADERIAKKLNVNIHDEIFLLKRLRYIDGNLFSLATSYIPINHTKYLLHEDFTEKSLYDVLSSKGIIPFKASQKVLIKPSDKYEALYLNIEEKTPICVLKSTTFTRKNELIEYVEVKSEAYKTEYEMVVYNNLISEER; encoded by the coding sequence ATGAACAACATTAAAAATAAACCGCTATATAAATCAATAAAAGAAAAGATAAAAGAAGACTTCAAAGGACTTCCTTATTACAGCAATCTCCCGGGAGAAAGAGAACTATGTATAAAATATGACGTCAGCAGACCAACTATCATATCTGCTTTGAACCTTTTGGAGGAAGAGGGGCTTATTATAAGAAAAGAAAGAAAAGGTGCCTTTTACCTTGGAAACAGCCCTTATACCGACCACCAGCTTACTTCCATAGTCGGGTTCTTCAATGATGCCAAAATGCAGGGTAAGAAAGTTACAAATAAGATACTTTCCCAAAACATAGAAAAAGCCGATGAAAGAATAGCAAAAAAATTAAATGTCAACATACATGATGAAATATTCCTTTTAAAAAGGCTTAGATATATAGACGGAAATCTATTTTCTCTCGCTACGTCATATATACCGATAAATCATACCAAGTATTTACTTCATGAAGATTTCACGGAAAAGTCTTTATATGACGTACTTTCAAGCAAAGGTATCATACCATTTAAAGCATCACAAAAAGTCTTGATAAAACCAAGCGATAAATACGAAGCACTGTACTTGAATATAGAAGAAAAAACGCCTATATGTGTACTAAAATCCACCACTTTTACAAGAAAAAACGAGCTTATTGAATACGTTGAAGTCAAATCCGAAGCATACAAAACAGAATACGAAATGGTGGTCTATAATAATTTAATTTCGGAGGAAAGATGA
- a CDS encoding ABC transporter substrate-binding protein has product MKRTKKLLMVGLSLVCAVGLFAGCGNSDSGNSADKTYELGILQFANHGSLDNCREGFLQGLKEEGIEEGKNLNVTYKNSGSDAATDNQIASSFASKDMDMICAIATPSAQSAYNAAKDKNIPVIYTAVTSPKLAGFVDDSDKNVGEITGTSDLVLADDQLKLITDMMPKVKNVGILYSTSEVNSKAGIEAYEKAASKYGVKIITQGTSSAADIPMATDSLVKKS; this is encoded by the coding sequence ATGAAAAGAACAAAAAAATTATTGATGGTTGGACTTAGTTTAGTATGTGCAGTAGGATTATTTGCCGGCTGCGGAAACAGCGATAGCGGTAATTCGGCGGATAAAACATACGAACTCGGTATTTTACAGTTTGCAAATCACGGTTCACTTGATAATTGCAGAGAAGGATTTTTACAAGGTTTAAAAGAAGAAGGTATCGAAGAAGGCAAGAATTTGAATGTGACTTACAAGAACTCCGGTTCGGACGCTGCAACTGATAACCAAATAGCTTCAAGCTTTGCTTCAAAAGATATGGATATGATTTGTGCGATAGCTACTCCTAGTGCACAAAGTGCATATAATGCTGCTAAGGATAAGAACATTCCAGTTATATATACGGCAGTAACATCTCCGAAACTTGCGGGTTTTGTTGATGACAGCGATAAAAATGTCGGAGAAATCACGGGAACATCTGATTTGGTACTTGCCGATGACCAATTAAAACTAATTACCGATATGATGCCAAAAGTAAAAAATGTAGGTATACTTTACAGTACCAGTGAAGTTAATTCAAAAGCGGGTATCGAAGCTTACGAAAAAGCAGCAAGCAAGTATGGCGTAAAAATAATAACTCAGGGAACAAGCAGTGCGGCTGATATCCCTATGGCTACAGACAGCTTAGTTAAAAAAAGTTGA
- a CDS encoding ABC transporter substrate-binding protein — MTDNTVVSNLPTILDKANKAKKPVFGSEIEQVKIGCIGCVGIDFVKLGNQTGKMAAKVLKGEAKAKDMPFETFDSGEIVINTKVASDLGIEISNGVKEQASQTFDKIEQSGENK, encoded by the coding sequence TTGACTGACAATACTGTAGTAAGTAATCTTCCTACGATTTTAGATAAGGCAAACAAAGCTAAGAAACCTGTTTTCGGTTCAGAAATAGAACAAGTTAAGATAGGATGTATCGGATGTGTAGGTATCGATTTTGTAAAACTCGGTAACCAGACAGGTAAAATGGCGGCTAAAGTTTTAAAAGGCGAAGCTAAGGCAAAAGATATGCCTTTCGAAACTTTTGATTCCGGCGAAATCGTTATAAATACCAAAGTAGCAAGTGACCTTGGTATTGAAATCAGCAACGGTGTGAAAGAACAGGCAAGTCAGACTTTTGATAAAATAGAACAGTCAGGCGAAAATAAATAA
- a CDS encoding ABC transporter permease, which yields MDLIIGVFEQGFIYAIMAIGVYITYKILDFPDLSVDGTFPLGAAITAMLIIAGVNPYLTLIAATLLGALSGVLTGIIHVKFKVRDLLSGIIMMTALYTINLRIAGGVANVPIFNYKTIFDNDFINGIFPEFLAPYKTMIIIFIVLIISKLLLDLYLKTKSGYLLRAVGDNEKIVTSLAKDSGVTKIIGLAIANGLVALAGSVMCQQQRFFEITMGTGTIVIGLASVIIGMNVFKTDKIKATTAVVFGSVIYKACVAIAIECGLEASDLKLITALLFFVILVFSMDRKKKVKE from the coding sequence TTGGATTTGATCATCGGCGTTTTTGAACAAGGCTTTATATATGCAATCATGGCAATAGGCGTATATATAACATATAAAATATTGGATTTTCCAGATTTGTCCGTTGACGGGACATTTCCTCTGGGAGCTGCAATTACGGCAATGCTTATTATAGCGGGGGTAAATCCTTATTTGACTCTTATTGCGGCAACGCTTTTAGGAGCCTTATCGGGAGTTCTTACAGGTATCATACATGTTAAATTTAAAGTAAGAGATTTATTATCGGGGATAATCATGATGACCGCATTATATACGATAAATCTTCGTATAGCGGGAGGTGTTGCAAATGTACCTATATTCAATTATAAGACTATATTCGATAATGATTTTATAAATGGTATATTCCCTGAATTTCTTGCTCCTTATAAGACTATGATAATAATATTCATAGTTCTTATTATCTCTAAACTTTTACTTGATTTATATCTTAAGACGAAGTCCGGATATTTACTTAGAGCTGTAGGGGACAATGAAAAAATTGTTACTTCTTTGGCAAAAGACAGTGGGGTAACGAAAATAATAGGCTTAGCGATAGCAAACGGACTTGTTGCTTTAGCGGGAAGCGTTATGTGTCAGCAGCAGAGGTTTTTTGAAATCACAATGGGGACAGGGACTATAGTTATAGGTCTTGCAAGTGTAATAATAGGTATGAATGTATTTAAAACAGATAAGATAAAGGCGACTACAGCTGTAGTATTCGGTTCTGTTATATATAAAGCATGTGTTGCTATTGCTATTGAGTGCGGTCTGGAGGCTTCTGATTTAAAGTTAATAACGGCTTTATTATTCTTTGTAATATTGGTATTCAGTATGGACCGTAAAAAGAAGGTGAAAGAATGA
- a CDS encoding ABC transporter ATP-binding protein has protein sequence MIRLEHIDKYYNIGTINEVCLFKDFNLDINDGDFISVIGSNGSGKTSMLNLICGSLSPEKGKIILGGEDITKQKEFVRSRKIGRVYQDPSMGTCPSMTILENMSLADNKGSSYGLGLGTNKKRIGHYKELLSRLNLGLEDMLESKVGSLSGGQRQAMALLMTTMADIEFLILDEHTAALDPKTAEIIMELTDEIVREKNITTVMVTHNLRFAVEYGNRIMMMHNGNAIIDKSGSEKKSVMIDDLLERFNEISIESGNSL, from the coding sequence ATGATAAGATTAGAACATATAGATAAGTATTATAATATAGGTACGATAAACGAAGTTTGTCTTTTCAAAGATTTTAATTTGGACATAAACGATGGGGATTTTATTTCCGTAATAGGAAGCAACGGCTCCGGAAAGACTTCAATGCTCAATCTTATCTGCGGCAGTTTATCTCCGGAAAAAGGAAAGATAATACTCGGCGGAGAAGATATAACAAAGCAGAAAGAATTTGTCAGAAGCAGAAAAATAGGAAGAGTGTATCAGGATCCTTCCATGGGTACATGTCCGAGTATGACGATTTTAGAGAATATGTCTCTTGCGGATAATAAAGGCAGTTCTTACGGACTTGGACTTGGGACCAATAAAAAGAGGATAGGTCATTATAAAGAATTATTGTCAAGACTTAATCTAGGACTTGAAGATATGCTTGAAAGTAAAGTTGGTTCGCTGTCCGGAGGGCAAAGACAAGCTATGGCTCTTCTTATGACTACTATGGCGGATATAGAGTTTCTGATTTTAGATGAACATACTGCAGCACTCGACCCAAAGACTGCAGAAATAATAATGGAACTTACCGATGAGATAGTAAGGGAAAAGAATATTACTACAGTAATGGTAACTCACAACCTTCGCTTTGCCGTTGAATACGGAAATAGGATAATGATGATGCATAACGGAAATGCTATCATAGATAAATCAGGAAGTGAAAAGAAATCCGTTATGATAGATGACCTGCTTGAAAGATTTAATGAAATAAGTATCGAAAGCGGCAATTCGCTTTAG
- a CDS encoding SH3 domain-containing protein has product MKKLLSAVMVLCMMFSIASCSSNKDDSNIEEQQQATYQVEGTAEEVGDGSLKIKTRANEDLIFDISNAAVVTEKDIEKGDDISVLYSGEVKGNDTSNVKVVKVVDTGAEVITLKATVVNIKNDKLTVRSGGKKLTFDINNAEVHYKNGIKKGNIIHISYSGKIKGTDTSLVTVHEIIDNEMNKERAKHDKNNGKNAVKISKVNETVYATCVVRVRKANSLSSEVVGSLNYGESVKRIGIYDNGWSRIEYNGRVACVSTHYLSTDKPKEKVVSSTTKEETKKKTAKKDTKKDNKNNKKKDNTTTGKPASSDTKIIEGTIEDATMNNLIVKVTKGENKGKKVDILTDGVEIHTKNGLIIGNKVKVVYQGSLKNIILIVDNDANIESNSDTADTSEN; this is encoded by the coding sequence ATGAAAAAACTTTTAAGTGCTGTTATGGTGCTTTGTATGATGTTTTCAATAGCATCTTGTTCATCTAATAAAGATGATTCAAATATTGAAGAACAGCAGCAAGCAACATATCAGGTAGAAGGAACAGCGGAAGAAGTTGGAGACGGCTCATTAAAAATCAAGACGAGAGCAAATGAAGACTTGATCTTTGATATATCCAATGCTGCTGTAGTTACAGAAAAAGATATTGAAAAAGGCGATGATATCTCTGTTTTATATTCAGGGGAAGTTAAAGGAAATGATACATCTAATGTAAAAGTCGTTAAGGTAGTGGATACTGGAGCGGAAGTTATTACTCTTAAAGCAACTGTTGTAAATATTAAAAACGATAAGCTGACTGTTAGATCAGGCGGCAAAAAATTAACATTTGATATCAACAATGCGGAAGTTCATTATAAGAATGGTATAAAAAAAGGTAATATTATTCACATTTCGTATTCCGGGAAAATAAAGGGAACAGATACTTCTCTTGTGACTGTACATGAAATTATTGATAATGAAATGAACAAAGAAAGAGCCAAACATGATAAGAATAATGGTAAAAATGCCGTTAAGATATCAAAAGTAAATGAAACTGTTTATGCGACTTGCGTAGTTCGAGTAAGAAAAGCAAATAGTTTATCTTCTGAAGTAGTTGGCAGTTTGAATTATGGAGAAAGTGTAAAGCGTATAGGTATTTATGATAATGGCTGGAGCAGGATCGAATATAATGGCCGTGTAGCATGTGTATCTACTCATTACTTATCAACGGATAAACCAAAAGAGAAAGTTGTATCATCTACAACAAAAGAAGAGACAAAGAAAAAAACAGCTAAAAAAGATACCAAGAAGGACAATAAAAATAACAAGAAAAAAGATAATACTACTACTGGCAAGCCTGCTTCTTCAGATACAAAGATAATTGAAGGTACGATCGAAGATGCGACTATGAATAATTTGATTGTAAAAGTGACAAAGGGCGAAAATAAAGGCAAAAAAGTTGATATCCTTACCGACGGTGTTGAAATACATACAAAGAATGGCTTGATTATAGGTAATAAAGTTAAAGTTGTTTATCAAGGAAGTTTGAAAAATATAATACTTATCGTTGATAACGATGCTAATATAGAAAGCAATTCAGATACAGCGGATACTTCTGAAAATTAA
- a CDS encoding AI-2E family transporter, giving the protein MKKFKNIERKYIEYLVLITLAVCFIIAFYFGIQNLSSFSNKLVGIWNAFYVPLKPVLIGFIIAFFLYQPVDNLYNRINKHSKFKDGTNRVLSSVAVMIIAILIITLIVYIVLPSTITSITSLITSIQDNMGSIESFVTDLTKHPMVVNILNFFNIDITTSSGVNATLVNMLSFAKTWVEGIGTNLVNATMSVGKTVYNVFIAIFLALYMLIDKDTLLRQVSRVSEAVFSERIYGRVSYVLDLMNYMFFKFLSGKAICSLIVGAMGMALAYIFKIKYASLIAFIITITNMIPLFGPIFSVIPCSIFAMISGGPIQGIIMVLIIIFIQQIDQNVLAPKILGDVVGLNGFWVIVSIIFCGSLFGVVGMVIGIPIFAVLKILMGQWLMDRKDENKPPLLTSNK; this is encoded by the coding sequence ATGAAAAAATTCAAAAATATTGAACGGAAATATATTGAATACCTCGTTTTAATAACGCTTGCGGTATGTTTTATAATAGCTTTTTACTTTGGCATTCAAAATTTATCTTCTTTCAGCAATAAACTTGTGGGTATATGGAATGCATTTTATGTTCCTTTAAAGCCGGTACTCATAGGCTTTATAATAGCGTTCTTCCTATATCAGCCGGTAGACAACCTATACAACAGGATAAATAAACACTCCAAGTTTAAGGACGGAACCAACCGCGTTCTCTCTTCAGTAGCGGTAATGATAATAGCTATCTTGATAATCACACTAATAGTATATATCGTCCTTCCGAGTACTATCACAAGTATAACATCACTTATAACATCAATTCAGGATAATATGGGATCGATAGAAAGTTTCGTTACTGATTTAACTAAGCACCCTATGGTAGTTAATATCCTAAACTTTTTCAATATAGACATAACTACATCAAGCGGAGTGAATGCAACATTGGTAAATATGCTGAGCTTCGCAAAAACCTGGGTCGAAGGAATAGGCACAAACCTGGTAAATGCAACGATGAGTGTAGGTAAAACAGTTTACAATGTATTCATAGCAATATTCCTTGCACTTTATATGCTAATAGATAAAGACACTTTATTAAGACAAGTTTCAAGAGTTTCAGAAGCAGTATTCTCAGAGAGGATTTACGGAAGAGTATCTTATGTATTGGATTTAATGAATTATATGTTCTTTAAATTCTTATCCGGCAAAGCTATATGCTCACTGATAGTAGGAGCAATGGGAATGGCTCTTGCATATATATTCAAAATCAAGTACGCTTCACTCATAGCATTCATCATAACGATAACAAATATGATACCTCTCTTCGGACCGATATTCAGTGTCATCCCATGCTCTATATTCGCAATGATTTCAGGCGGACCTATCCAGGGAATTATTATGGTACTCATAATAATCTTCATTCAGCAGATCGATCAAAACGTTCTTGCACCGAAAATACTTGGCGACGTAGTGGGACTAAACGGTTTTTGGGTAATAGTTTCAATCATATTCTGCGGAAGCCTGTTCGGAGTTGTGGGAATGGTAATAGGAATACCTATTTTTGCGGTGCTTAAAATATTGATGGGACAATGGCTAATGGACAGAAAAGATGAAAACAAACCGCCTCTGCTTACAAGTAATAAATAA
- the lspA gene encoding signal peptidase II — MIYYLIVIISVVLDQISKKIVIDNLKPIGTVPLIKDVFHFTYCENTGAAFSIFSKNTALLTVVSLVFILVVFYFLFKNIKKKNHNKMLLFGLSFILGGAIGNFIDRFFHGFVTDFFDFRLINFAIFNIADVFITIGGILFCIYILFSKDDESIF; from the coding sequence ATGATATATTATTTGATTGTTATTATTAGTGTGGTTTTAGACCAGATAAGTAAAAAAATCGTTATAGATAATTTAAAACCTATAGGCACCGTCCCTCTTATAAAAGATGTGTTTCATTTTACTTACTGTGAGAATACCGGGGCTGCCTTCAGCATTTTTTCTAAAAATACAGCGCTTCTTACTGTTGTAAGTCTAGTATTTATATTGGTTGTTTTTTACTTCTTATTTAAAAATATAAAAAAGAAAAATCATAACAAAATGCTGCTGTTCGGATTATCTTTTATATTAGGGGGAGCAATAGGTAATTTTATAGATAGATTTTTTCATGGTTTTGTAACCGACTTCTTTGATTTTAGACTTATAAATTTTGCAATATTCAATATTGCCGATGTTTTTATAACAATAGGCGGGATTTTATTTTGTATATACATTTTGTTTTCTAAGGATGATGAGAGTATATTTTAA